The following proteins are encoded in a genomic region of Sulfurimonas sp. HSL3-7:
- the leuC gene encoding 3-isopropylmalate dehydratase large subunit, whose product MGQTITEKIFSEHVGRKVYAGEIVRCNIDMIIGNDITTPISIKAFEESGAEKLANPDGFALVLDHFIPAKDIASANQAKISRDFAYKHNLKNYFDEKDMGIEHALLPEKGLVVPGDVIIGADSHTCTHGALGAFSTGMGSTDLAFGMITGGNWFKVPESIKVVFTGKLQPNVYGKDLILELIRIIGVDGALYQALEFTGDTIASLSMDDRFSLCNMAIEAGAKNGIIAVDDVTKEFLADKKLAREPKYHYSDPDAKYVRVVEIDVSKLEPVIAYPSLPSNGKPLSTAVADKIKVDQVFIGSCTNGRLSDLKMAAEILKGKRVARHTRLIVTPATQKIFKEAEKLGYVDIIIDAGGVISNPTCGACLGGYMGILGDGEVAIATTNRNFVGRMGARSSGIYLANSAVAAASAVAGYIADPASVQ is encoded by the coding sequence ATGGGACAGACTATAACGGAAAAGATCTTCTCCGAACACGTTGGCAGAAAAGTGTATGCAGGCGAGATCGTTCGCTGTAATATCGATATGATCATCGGTAACGACATCACGACACCGATCTCGATCAAAGCATTTGAAGAGAGCGGCGCAGAAAAACTGGCCAATCCGGACGGTTTTGCACTGGTTCTTGACCACTTCATCCCGGCGAAAGATATCGCTTCGGCGAACCAGGCAAAAATCAGCCGTGACTTTGCCTACAAACACAATCTCAAAAACTATTTTGACGAAAAAGACATGGGGATCGAGCATGCGCTTCTTCCTGAAAAAGGGCTGGTCGTACCGGGTGATGTTATCATCGGTGCCGACTCCCACACCTGTACGCACGGCGCACTGGGTGCATTCTCTACCGGAATGGGCTCAACCGACCTTGCCTTCGGAATGATCACCGGCGGCAACTGGTTCAAAGTCCCTGAGTCGATCAAAGTCGTCTTTACAGGCAAGCTTCAGCCGAATGTCTACGGCAAAGACCTCATCCTGGAGCTTATCCGCATTATCGGCGTCGACGGCGCCCTCTACCAGGCCCTTGAATTTACAGGTGACACCATCGCCAGCCTGAGCATGGATGACCGTTTCAGCCTCTGTAACATGGCGATCGAAGCGGGTGCAAAAAACGGTATCATCGCGGTGGACGATGTCACCAAAGAGTTTTTGGCCGACAAAAAGCTTGCGCGCGAGCCGAAATACCACTATTCTGACCCGGATGCGAAATATGTCCGTGTCGTCGAGATCGATGTCTCTAAACTTGAGCCGGTCATCGCCTACCCGTCACTGCCGTCCAACGGCAAACCGCTGAGCACGGCTGTTGCCGACAAGATCAAAGTCGACCAGGTCTTCATCGGTTCATGTACAAACGGCCGCCTCTCTGACCTCAAGATGGCAGCAGAGATCCTCAAAGGCAAACGTGTCGCCCGCCACACGCGTCTGATCGTGACACCGGCAACACAGAAGATCTTTAAAGAGGCCGAGAAACTGGGTTATGTCGATATCATCATCGATGCCGGCGGCGTGATCTCAAATCCGACCTGCGGTGCCTGTCTCGGCGGCTACATGGGGATCCTCGGTGACGGCGAAGTGGCCATCGCGACGACCAACCGCAACTTTGTCGGCCGTATGGGCGCACGCAGTTCCGGCATCTACCTTGCCAACTCTGCGGTAGCTGCTGCCTCAGCGGTTGCCGGCTACATCGCCGATCCTGCTTCCGTACAATAG
- the mobA gene encoding molybdenum cofactor guanylyltransferase MobA, translated as MSHKPVPFDIPCVIFAGGKSSRMGRDKALLPFGGYNSLAEFQYRRLSSLFEKVYISAKENKFNFTADIIEDSPGEKVFAPTAGFNAMFKKLKDERIFVLSVDTPFVGEEEIRTLLENDSEELDAVIAKTGSGTHPMCGIYHRSLLPSFEQMLQEDNHRLGQLLKKSKTVYIDFKDETPFANLNHPHEYEEAFKSL; from the coding sequence GTGTCTCACAAACCGGTACCGTTCGATATCCCCTGCGTCATCTTTGCCGGCGGCAAGAGTTCGCGTATGGGCAGAGACAAAGCACTGCTTCCCTTTGGCGGGTACAACTCCTTGGCCGAATTCCAGTACCGTCGTCTCTCATCGCTGTTTGAAAAGGTCTATATCTCGGCCAAAGAGAACAAGTTCAATTTTACTGCCGATATTATCGAAGATTCACCGGGAGAAAAAGTTTTTGCACCGACCGCCGGGTTCAACGCGATGTTCAAAAAACTGAAAGACGAACGTATCTTTGTCCTGAGTGTCGATACCCCTTTCGTCGGCGAGGAGGAGATCCGGACATTACTGGAAAATGATAGTGAAGAACTTGACGCCGTTATCGCCAAAACAGGCTCCGGAACACATCCTATGTGCGGTATCTACCACCGTTCGCTTTTGCCCTCTTTCGAGCAGATGCTCCAAGAAGATAATCACCGTCTGGGGCAACTGCTTAAAAAGTCAAAAACAGTCTATATCGATTTTAAGGACGAGACACCCTTTGCCAACCTCAACCATCCGCATGAATACGAAGAGGCGTTCAAATCGCTTTAA
- a CDS encoding PDC sensor domain-containing protein — MRRLHLKEINDRTFEILKESFPSLELLYECDPNMVQISANYGEGIYDIEQIGKRRDYLVDMEAMHGGYYVTEPYISSVSGDLCITVVHKCQGNFFFLDFRLRKLLERFHLIVSNTKFHRLSRFSYGIIGGGLLLFGLFVVLYGITSFVMYLFSDAAMSLEVVFKPVIALTLGLAVFDLGKTIFEQEVLPSTQNISEVFNPKSLITFMVSIIIALLIEALLVVFKISINDYKDLPYAAALIVAVSFLLYVFSRFVALQKVGSLKKGE; from the coding sequence TTGCGAAGACTACATCTTAAAGAGATCAATGACAGAACGTTTGAAATACTAAAAGAGTCTTTTCCAAGCCTTGAACTGCTTTATGAGTGCGATCCAAATATGGTTCAGATCTCGGCAAATTACGGCGAAGGCATTTATGATATCGAGCAGATCGGGAAAAGAAGGGACTATCTTGTCGATATGGAGGCGATGCATGGCGGCTATTATGTGACTGAACCCTATATATCAAGTGTTTCCGGGGACCTGTGTATTACGGTTGTCCATAAGTGCCAGGGAAATTTTTTCTTTTTGGACTTTAGGCTGCGCAAACTGCTGGAGCGTTTTCATCTTATAGTGAGCAATACAAAGTTCCACCGCCTCAGCCGTTTTTCCTACGGCATAATAGGCGGCGGGCTGCTTCTTTTTGGTCTATTCGTCGTGCTTTACGGTATAACGAGTTTTGTGATGTACCTCTTCTCTGATGCAGCGATGAGCCTGGAGGTTGTCTTCAAGCCGGTTATCGCATTGACGTTGGGGCTGGCCGTATTTGACCTTGGCAAGACCATATTCGAGCAGGAAGTCTTGCCGAGTACGCAAAATATTTCCGAGGTCTTTAACCCGAAAAGCCTGATCACTTTTATGGTCTCGATTATCATTGCTCTGCTGATAGAGGCGTTGTTGGTTGTTTTTAAGATCTCCATCAATGATTACAAAGACCTTCCTTACGCAGCGGCGCTTATCGTGGCCGTCTCTTTTCTGTTGTATGTTTTTAGCCGATTTGTTGCACTGCAAAAAGTTGGCAGTTTAAAAAAGGGAGAGTAG
- the moaC gene encoding cyclic pyranopterin monophosphate synthase MoaC, with amino-acid sequence MQLTHLDEKDRPKMVDVSDKEQTTRVAVASGIIEMSLEAYDAIVSEKTKKGPVLQTAVIAAIMGTKKTSDLIPMCHPLNLSGINCDVEELPELPGFKLTVTAKLTGQTGVEMEALTGTSIGLLTIYDMVKAIDKGMIIRNVQLEQKSGGKSGDFRREGEG; translated from the coding sequence ATGCAATTAACCCATTTAGATGAAAAAGACAGACCGAAAATGGTTGATGTCTCCGACAAAGAGCAGACGACACGTGTAGCCGTCGCCAGCGGTATTATAGAGATGTCGCTAGAGGCCTATGATGCCATCGTAAGCGAAAAGACGAAGAAAGGGCCCGTACTCCAGACTGCGGTCATCGCAGCGATCATGGGGACAAAAAAGACCAGTGATCTGATACCGATGTGCCACCCGCTCAACCTCAGCGGTATCAACTGCGATGTCGAAGAGCTCCCTGAACTGCCCGGTTTCAAACTTACGGTTACGGCAAAACTGACAGGCCAGACCGGAGTAGAGATGGAAGCGCTCACAGGTACGAGTATCGGTCTATTGACCATTTATGACATGGTTAAAGCGATCGACAAGGGGATGATCATCCGTAATGTTCAGCTTGAACAAAAATCAGGCGGCAAAAGCGGTGATTTCAGACGTGAAGGAGAAGGCTAA
- a CDS encoding DUF493 domain-containing protein: MAADTPKLRVIGEDANQKLELEYPCSWKYKVIGEERRKLEEAIHSVILERAHTLKHSKASKTGKYVSLNLDLIVQNEDERTFIYEALKAHQDIKMVL, translated from the coding sequence ATGGCAGCAGACACACCCAAATTGAGAGTCATAGGCGAAGATGCGAATCAGAAGCTTGAGCTTGAATATCCCTGTAGCTGGAAATACAAGGTCATTGGTGAAGAACGCCGGAAACTTGAAGAGGCTATTCATTCGGTCATTTTGGAGCGCGCACACACACTCAAGCACTCCAAAGCAAGCAAAACAGGCAAATATGTCAGTCTCAACCTTGATCTGATCGTCCAGAACGAAGATGAGCGCACCTTTATCTATGAAGCGCTTAAAGCGCACCAAGACATCAAAATGGTACTATAA
- a CDS encoding DUF6781 family protein, with the protein MDIEKYERNIRNFYKKNSGSSLDEKVSSIVAHIEEEWNVPKERLNFQELKVLAESVMELETKSLHDQVQDLLAQKEQIERQLERKSLELQNAKYAIFNALEEKLGTDAPSLQRDLHQIKLQSIDLFDMLEEMVESAILTTLEKGHDVEETIKEITKDITHETLNEGTMSTIRIRKIIYTILQSAISISEATPNWAEEILRGTLRGIRTGLVKSIHEFKQQLQYMPDEIKADVLRDYADIDELKQTNLVFTQTIQSLSKTTDKGTEALLMKVSKDIHLDMDELIIISKETVDVLKERLSSVTKEAMERGSRALQSEKAQEAKRMGIQAWGAAKTALDSAIRTAKDKIEKK; encoded by the coding sequence ATGGATATCGAAAAATATGAACGTAACATTCGCAATTTTTACAAAAAAAACAGCGGCTCATCATTAGACGAAAAAGTCTCTTCGATTGTTGCCCATATTGAAGAAGAGTGGAATGTTCCAAAAGAGCGTCTCAACTTTCAGGAACTAAAAGTCCTTGCCGAGTCTGTCATGGAACTGGAAACCAAAAGCCTGCATGACCAGGTGCAGGATCTGCTGGCGCAAAAAGAGCAGATCGAACGTCAACTCGAGCGTAAATCTCTAGAACTGCAAAATGCCAAATACGCCATTTTTAATGCACTCGAAGAGAAGCTTGGTACAGACGCGCCATCTCTGCAGCGCGACCTCCACCAGATCAAACTTCAGTCCATCGATCTTTTTGATATGCTTGAAGAGATGGTCGAGTCTGCCATCCTGACCACCCTTGAAAAGGGACACGATGTCGAAGAGACGATCAAAGAGATCACAAAAGATATCACCCATGAGACGCTCAATGAAGGTACGATGAGCACTATTCGCATCCGAAAGATCATCTACACCATCTTGCAAAGCGCCATCAGTATCTCTGAGGCGACACCCAACTGGGCTGAAGAGATTTTGCGCGGAACGCTTCGCGGTATCCGCACCGGTCTGGTAAAATCGATCCATGAGTTCAAACAGCAGCTGCAATATATGCCCGATGAGATCAAAGCCGATGTGCTTCGCGATTACGCTGATATTGACGAACTTAAACAGACCAATCTTGTCTTTACGCAGACCATTCAGTCGCTCTCCAAGACCACTGACAAAGGCACTGAAGCGTTGCTGATGAAAGTAAGTAAAGACATTCACCTCGACATGGACGAGCTGATCATTATCTCCAAAGAGACGGTCGATGTTCTGAAAGAGCGTCTCAGCAGCGTAACCAAAGAGGCGATGGAACGTGGTTCACGTGCCCTTCAGTCCGAAAAGGCCCAGGAAGCCAAACGTATGGGTATTCAGGCCTGGGGAGCTGCTAAAACTGCTCTAGACAGTGCAATCCGCACTGCTAAAGATAAAATAGAGAAAAAATAG
- a CDS encoding 4Fe-4S binding protein: protein MAVNSFLQKANLFSYSGTNCVRNDYYHHDCHICVDICPENAFHIIRNKLTLFENECTGCSACIGSCPTEALTIESFDPNAFSVVFHKEEKPELSCKKNTPCLGVFDAHHLITMALDGTNAPVCDMRHCEGCPINAENKLERSIREKIAVANTFLENVGLEKRITTIDEKEEEEVNPKRMLFRKAVDKAKVAIEAQQLELGMTLAHQKSNEHTGLPLKNIILKEAIRKNSSKFEKTAFKEQNPLFFNKKIIFEKCTNCGDCAQFCPTEALTLTADKQGINFVSGNCIGCGICDDICKTDAIYTDDSFDLISIAYDRMETLVHYEMVMCHECRCPYPYRGGDPICDRCVDFKKDFSGMFTLAKDQ from the coding sequence ATGGCAGTAAATAGCTTTTTACAAAAAGCAAACCTGTTTTCGTACAGCGGTACGAACTGTGTAAGAAACGACTACTATCATCACGACTGTCATATTTGTGTCGACATTTGTCCGGAGAACGCTTTCCACATTATCCGTAACAAACTGACATTGTTTGAAAATGAATGTACGGGATGTTCGGCATGTATCGGTTCATGTCCGACAGAGGCACTTACGATAGAGAGTTTTGATCCCAATGCTTTCAGTGTCGTTTTTCACAAAGAGGAAAAACCCGAACTTTCTTGTAAAAAGAATACGCCGTGTTTGGGCGTATTTGATGCGCATCATCTTATTACGATGGCGCTAGACGGCACAAACGCACCTGTCTGCGACATGCGCCATTGTGAAGGTTGTCCGATAAACGCAGAGAACAAGCTGGAGAGATCTATTCGTGAAAAGATTGCGGTTGCCAACACTTTTTTAGAGAATGTAGGCCTTGAGAAGCGCATAACGACGATAGATGAAAAAGAGGAAGAAGAGGTCAATCCGAAGCGCATGCTTTTTAGAAAGGCAGTTGATAAAGCCAAAGTTGCCATAGAAGCGCAACAGCTTGAACTCGGTATGACCTTGGCGCATCAAAAGAGCAATGAGCATACGGGCTTGCCTCTTAAGAACATCATCCTGAAAGAGGCGATCCGTAAAAATTCCAGCAAGTTTGAGAAGACAGCCTTTAAAGAGCAGAACCCACTCTTTTTTAACAAGAAGATCATCTTCGAGAAGTGTACCAACTGTGGTGACTGTGCGCAGTTCTGTCCGACCGAAGCGCTGACGCTTACAGCAGACAAACAGGGTATAAATTTTGTATCTGGCAACTGTATCGGTTGCGGTATCTGTGATGATATCTGTAAGACCGACGCAATCTATACCGATGACAGTTTTGATCTGATCTCGATAGCTTATGACCGTATGGAGACATTGGTGCATTATGAGATGGTCATGTGTCATGAGTGCCGCTGTCCCTACCCTTACAGAGGCGGCGACCCGATCTGTGACCGTTGTGTCGACTTCAAAAAAGATTTTAGCGGGATGTTCACTTTAGCGAAAGATCAATAG
- a CDS encoding molecular chaperone TorD family protein — protein MDNDTRLYIYAFLSRVMSDIPDARFIKDLKANESLMSTIGENSMQWLLGLDDMFILDELNSDFTSLFVLNTQPIESFVLDAKNEAQVGLQNPAMSYYFQNNFEVNMDQTSIMAPDHLSIEFAFMQTLVYRDEKKPQREFLEQHMIPWVVPYMMGMKSMSTTPFYQDICDFIVEFLVADLDGLMAGEENGSK, from the coding sequence ATGGATAATGATACAAGACTTTATATTTACGCTTTTTTGTCCCGCGTTATGAGTGATATTCCCGACGCACGCTTTATTAAAGACCTCAAGGCAAATGAGAGCCTTATGTCGACGATAGGTGAAAATTCTATGCAGTGGCTGTTAGGTCTGGATGATATGTTTATTCTGGATGAGCTGAACAGTGACTTTACATCGCTCTTTGTATTGAATACGCAGCCGATAGAATCTTTTGTACTCGATGCGAAAAACGAGGCGCAGGTGGGGTTGCAAAATCCGGCGATGAGCTACTATTTTCAAAACAATTTTGAAGTCAATATGGATCAGACCTCTATCATGGCTCCGGACCATCTCTCCATCGAGTTTGCTTTTATGCAGACCCTGGTCTATAGAGATGAGAAAAAGCCTCAGCGTGAGTTCTTGGAACAGCACATGATCCCCTGGGTCGTGCCGTATATGATGGGGATGAAAAGTATGAGTACAACACCGTTCTATCAAGACATTTGTGATTTTATCGTTGAGTTCCTGGTTGCTGATCTTGATGGCCTGATGGCAGGAGAAGAAAATGGCAGTAAATAG
- a CDS encoding ethylbenzene dehydrogenase-related protein, translating to MKKIATSMIAAGIAASSLMAAEAAITAVKVSGDLNNVSYSDAVWSKAKFSEVSLYPQTTIKMNDAKANELNAANTAVKAQIAAVYNGENIAFMVKWPDASMNIQRGCKTTSYGDGFAVQFAEDASNPEALPYIGMGSADREVVIHLQKAVRPSYEPNGKGDVAMQVNRNQTDLFGADLAKFDKDVAALGNFDYERSFVSQGFRSMTEIKDGSNKSSARLGYNTNNDGWEGTLTRPMKDDYVDLNQGAIPVAFAVWDGAKMGRDGLKNLSQWVSVKLEGNEGGDALIAALDASAVNGDVAAGKQAVADNGCVGCHQVEATDAANLMAPSLTNVGGYATAGYLKESLVAPSAVVVPGYNRNAHSNYMWYMEENGKRTSTMTDYSFLDAATIDNIVAYLKTLKAEAK from the coding sequence ATGAAAAAGATAGCAACATCAATGATCGCAGCAGGTATTGCTGCCTCATCACTTATGGCTGCAGAAGCAGCGATTACAGCTGTAAAAGTTAGTGGCGATCTAAACAACGTATCGTATTCCGATGCCGTATGGTCAAAAGCGAAATTCTCCGAAGTTTCACTTTACCCACAAACAACGATCAAAATGAATGACGCAAAAGCAAACGAGCTTAACGCTGCCAACACGGCAGTAAAAGCGCAGATTGCTGCTGTATACAACGGCGAAAATATTGCTTTTATGGTCAAATGGCCGGATGCATCAATGAACATCCAGCGCGGCTGCAAAACAACGTCGTACGGTGACGGTTTTGCAGTCCAGTTCGCTGAAGATGCAAGTAACCCGGAAGCGCTTCCATACATTGGTATGGGTTCAGCTGACCGTGAAGTCGTGATCCACCTACAAAAGGCGGTTCGTCCATCGTATGAGCCAAACGGTAAGGGTGACGTTGCAATGCAGGTCAACCGTAACCAGACAGACCTATTCGGTGCTGACTTGGCTAAATTCGACAAAGACGTAGCTGCACTTGGTAACTTTGACTATGAGCGTTCATTCGTTAGTCAGGGATTCCGTTCTATGACTGAGATCAAAGACGGTTCTAACAAATCGTCTGCACGCCTTGGCTACAACACGAACAACGATGGTTGGGAAGGTACACTAACCCGCCCGATGAAAGACGACTACGTCGACCTTAACCAAGGTGCAATCCCGGTCGCTTTCGCTGTTTGGGACGGTGCTAAAATGGGCCGTGACGGTCTTAAAAACCTTTCACAGTGGGTCTCAGTTAAACTAGAGGGTAATGAGGGCGGTGATGCACTTATCGCTGCTCTTGATGCAAGTGCTGTTAATGGCGATGTAGCTGCAGGTAAACAGGCAGTTGCTGATAACGGTTGTGTGGGCTGTCACCAGGTGGAAGCGACAGATGCGGCTAATCTGATGGCGCCATCACTTACGAATGTAGGTGGATATGCGACAGCTGGTTACCTAAAAGAGTCACTTGTTGCTCCATCTGCTGTAGTCGTACCTGGCTATAACCGTAACGCGCACTCTAACTACATGTGGTACATGGAAGAGAACGGTAAACGTACTTCAACCATGACAGACTACAGTTTCTTGGATGCTGCGACGATCGACAATATCGTTGCGTATCTGAAAACTCTGAAAGCGGAGGCTAAATAA
- a CDS encoding 4Fe-4S dicluster domain-containing protein, producing the protein MSKRQLAMVMDLNKCIGCQTCTVACKTQWTNRNGREYMYWNNVETYPGAGYPKNWMELGGGFDAAGDLQPGVIPNLEADYGVPWDYNYDELQNGASFEPNVEPTWGPNWDEDQGAGAFPQDNYFFYLPRICNHCTNPGCLSACPRDAIFKREQDGVVLVDLDRCQGYRYCIAGCPYKKIYFNPKISKSEKCILCFPRVEQGLPPACAQQCVGRIRFVGFLDDEEGQVSKLVNKYKVALGLRPEYGTQPNVYYVPPTESPAKFDAEGKIIEGSTRLPVEELEKLFGPDVHQAIATLKAEMKKRKETGESELMDILIAYQHSDMFRLDNNYYQEVAKAAGQTPLAPVDNRYVAGKHTSTKHVMNFTHGGHAAGGHH; encoded by the coding sequence ATGTCAAAAAGACAATTAGCAATGGTAATGGACCTGAACAAATGTATCGGGTGCCAAACATGTACTGTAGCATGTAAGACTCAATGGACCAACCGTAACGGTCGTGAGTATATGTACTGGAATAACGTTGAGACGTATCCTGGTGCGGGTTATCCTAAAAACTGGATGGAGCTTGGCGGTGGTTTTGATGCTGCCGGCGACCTTCAGCCGGGCGTTATCCCGAATCTAGAAGCAGATTACGGGGTGCCTTGGGATTATAACTATGATGAACTCCAAAACGGTGCATCATTCGAGCCGAATGTAGAACCTACATGGGGACCAAACTGGGACGAAGATCAGGGTGCGGGTGCATTCCCACAAGACAACTACTTCTTCTACCTGCCACGTATTTGTAACCACTGTACAAACCCTGGTTGTTTGTCAGCGTGTCCTCGTGACGCGATCTTCAAACGTGAGCAAGACGGTGTTGTATTGGTTGACCTTGATCGTTGTCAGGGGTACCGCTACTGTATCGCGGGATGTCCTTACAAAAAGATCTATTTCAATCCGAAGATCTCAAAATCTGAGAAATGTATTCTATGTTTCCCACGTGTTGAGCAGGGTCTTCCACCGGCGTGTGCACAGCAGTGTGTCGGTCGTATCCGCTTTGTCGGTTTCCTTGATGATGAGGAAGGACAGGTTTCTAAACTTGTCAACAAGTATAAAGTTGCACTTGGTCTGCGTCCTGAATACGGTACGCAGCCAAATGTATACTATGTGCCACCGACCGAATCTCCTGCGAAATTTGACGCAGAAGGTAAGATCATCGAAGGTTCAACACGTCTTCCGGTAGAAGAACTTGAAAAACTGTTCGGCCCGGATGTTCATCAGGCTATCGCTACATTGAAAGCTGAGATGAAAAAACGTAAAGAGACTGGTGAGAGCGAATTGATGGATATCCTTATCGCATACCAACACTCTGACATGTTCCGTCTGGATAACAACTACTACCAAGAGGTTGCTAAAGCAGCTGGTCAAACACCATTGGCGCCGGTAGATAACCGTTATGTGGCTGGTAAGCATACAAGCACCAAGCATGTGATGAACTTCACACACGGTGGTCATGCAGCAGGAGGACACCACTAA